One window of Marinobacterium aestuarii genomic DNA carries:
- the tsaB gene encoding tRNA (adenosine(37)-N6)-threonylcarbamoyltransferase complex dimerization subunit type 1 TsaB, producing MSKILALDTSTDACSVALWQDGEVVEDFRVVPRKHIQLLLPMADALLSEAGLSARDLDAVAFGRGPGSFTGIRIATGIAQGLAFAADIPVLPVSTLAAMALEQGRLLGAERVIAALDARMDEIYWCAYRLENGLPEAMLDEQVCAASELRLMEDARWQGVGPGFNYLADMSAAVQAAITAPVLEVYPRASAMLPIAARDLACGRGLAPEDGLPVYIREGGWKKKEQQ from the coding sequence ATGAGCAAGATACTCGCACTGGATACCTCCACCGACGCCTGTTCCGTTGCCCTCTGGCAGGACGGTGAAGTGGTGGAAGATTTTCGCGTAGTGCCGCGTAAGCATATACAGCTGCTGCTGCCCATGGCAGACGCCCTGCTGAGTGAGGCGGGCTTGAGTGCCCGTGATCTGGATGCGGTGGCCTTTGGTCGCGGGCCTGGCTCCTTTACCGGTATTCGTATCGCTACGGGAATTGCCCAGGGGCTGGCGTTTGCAGCGGATATACCGGTTTTGCCGGTCTCCACACTGGCGGCCATGGCGCTGGAACAGGGGCGCTTGCTGGGGGCTGAGCGGGTGATCGCAGCCCTGGATGCGCGCATGGATGAAATCTACTGGTGTGCCTATCGGCTGGAAAATGGCCTGCCCGAAGCCATGCTGGATGAGCAGGTTTGTGCCGCCTCCGAGTTAAGGTTAATGGAAGATGCGCGCTGGCAGGGCGTCGGCCCCGGTTTCAATTATCTGGCGGACATGAGTGCTGCGGTGCAGGCGGCTATTACCGCGCCTGTGCTTGAGGTGTACCCAAGGGCCAGTGCGATGCTGCCGATTGCAGCGCGGGATCTGGCCTGCGGGCGAGGACTGGCACCTGAGGATGGGCTGCCGGTGTATATTCGTGAAGGTGGCTGGAAGAAAAAGGAACAGCAGTAA
- the mpl gene encoding UDP-N-acetylmuramate:L-alanyl-gamma-D-glutamyl-meso-diaminopimelate ligase — protein MHIHILGICGTFMGSLAILAKELGHRVTGSDANVYPPMSTQLEQQGIELTQGFDPVQLEPAPDMVIVGNAMSRGNPCVEAVLDRGLRYQSGPQWLSENLLHERWVLAVAGTHGKTTTATMLAWVLEHTGMAPGFLIGGVPKDFPVSARLGDSPFFVIEADEYDTAFFDKRSKFVHYHPRTLILNNLEYDHADIFPDLAAIQRQFHHLVRIVPGNGQLVVPRDQPALEAVIEMGCWSELVRTDVADEGNERGSGDEGTEAAWQARLLSDDGSRFEVWFQGACQGIVDWAHTGRHNVSNGLAALVAARHVGVRPQHGIEALCRFGGVKRRMELVGEVGGVCVYDDFAHHPTAIETTLAGLRARVGEAPIIAVVEPRSNTMRLGAHRDALAPSVAAASQVYWYQPQGLDWSLDEVVAQSSVPASLARDTAALIEELVREARSGSHILVMSNGGFEGIHQRLVQALREREALA, from the coding sequence GTGCATATCCATATACTGGGCATTTGCGGCACCTTTATGGGGTCGCTGGCCATTCTGGCCAAGGAACTGGGGCACCGCGTCACGGGCTCCGACGCCAACGTTTATCCGCCCATGAGCACCCAGCTGGAGCAGCAGGGGATCGAGCTGACCCAGGGGTTTGACCCGGTACAGCTTGAGCCTGCGCCCGATATGGTGATCGTTGGCAATGCCATGTCCCGCGGCAACCCCTGTGTCGAGGCCGTGCTGGATCGCGGGCTGCGCTATCAGTCGGGTCCGCAGTGGCTGTCGGAGAACCTGCTGCACGAGCGCTGGGTGCTGGCGGTGGCGGGAACCCACGGCAAGACCACCACGGCCACCATGCTGGCCTGGGTGCTGGAGCACACCGGCATGGCGCCGGGCTTTCTGATTGGCGGAGTGCCGAAGGATTTTCCGGTATCGGCGCGCCTCGGAGATTCACCGTTTTTCGTTATCGAAGCCGATGAGTACGACACGGCCTTTTTCGACAAGCGTTCCAAGTTTGTGCACTACCATCCGCGCACGCTGATCCTGAATAACCTTGAATACGATCACGCCGATATCTTCCCTGATCTGGCGGCTATTCAGCGCCAGTTTCATCACCTTGTACGCATAGTGCCGGGCAATGGCCAGCTGGTGGTGCCGCGGGATCAGCCCGCGCTGGAGGCGGTTATCGAGATGGGCTGCTGGTCTGAGCTGGTGCGCACCGATGTTGCCGATGAGGGTAATGAGCGCGGCAGCGGCGATGAGGGCACTGAGGCGGCCTGGCAGGCGCGCCTGCTGAGTGATGACGGCAGCCGGTTCGAAGTCTGGTTCCAGGGCGCGTGCCAGGGCATCGTTGACTGGGCGCACACTGGCCGGCATAACGTCAGCAACGGCCTGGCGGCCCTGGTGGCGGCACGGCATGTGGGCGTACGGCCGCAGCATGGCATAGAGGCGCTGTGCCGTTTTGGCGGCGTGAAAAGGCGCATGGAGCTGGTGGGCGAGGTCGGCGGGGTCTGCGTGTACGACGATTTTGCTCACCATCCCACGGCCATCGAAACCACCCTGGCGGGCCTGCGTGCCCGAGTCGGCGAGGCGCCGATCATCGCCGTGGTGGAGCCGCGTTCCAACACCATGCGTCTTGGGGCCCACAGGGACGCCCTTGCACCTTCGGTTGCGGCCGCAAGTCAGGTGTACTGGTATCAGCCGCAGGGGCTGGACTGGTCCCTCGATGAGGTAGTGGCGCAGTCGTCGGTGCCGGCGAGCCTGGCACGTGATACCGCAGCCTTGATCGAGGAACTGGTGCGCGAAGCCCGTAGCGGCAGCCATATTCTGGTCATGAGCAATGGCGGCTTTGAGGGCATTCATCAGCGTCTGGTGCAGGCGTTGCGCGAACGGGAGGCCCTGGCATGA
- a CDS encoding undecaprenyl-diphosphate phosphatase — translation MDIYQAIMLAVIQGLTEFLPISSSAHLILPSQLFGWPDQGLAFDVGVHVGTLVAVMFYFRADLARLISAWYRSLGGTRTADSALSWYLLLATLPAVFAGFFLSNMIEHLARSILVIAGTTLIFGALLGWADSRRQEVRTLVNLGPRDALWIGLAQAMALIPGTSRSGITMTAGLMLGFDRDAAARFSFLLSIPIIVGAGVFKGIDLAQSGSAASWELVGLGAVLAALSAWACIWLFLSWLNRIGMLPFVIYRLLLGVALLVVYFAA, via the coding sequence ATGGATATTTATCAGGCCATTATGCTGGCCGTGATTCAGGGATTGACCGAGTTTTTGCCGATTTCGAGTTCCGCCCATCTTATTCTTCCCTCGCAGTTGTTTGGCTGGCCTGATCAGGGTCTGGCCTTTGATGTCGGGGTGCATGTCGGCACCCTGGTGGCGGTGATGTTCTATTTTCGTGCGGACCTGGCGCGACTGATTAGCGCCTGGTACCGCTCTCTTGGCGGCACCCGCACGGCGGACTCGGCCCTGTCCTGGTATCTGCTGCTGGCAACGTTGCCGGCGGTATTTGCGGGCTTTTTCCTCAGCAATATGATCGAGCACCTTGCCCGCTCGATTCTGGTGATCGCAGGCACCACGCTGATCTTTGGCGCCCTGCTGGGCTGGGCGGACAGCCGGCGCCAGGAAGTGCGTACACTGGTAAACCTGGGCCCTAGGGATGCGCTCTGGATCGGTCTGGCCCAGGCCATGGCGCTGATTCCGGGTACATCCCGTTCCGGTATTACCATGACCGCAGGTCTGATGCTGGGATTTGATCGCGATGCTGCGGCGCGTTTTTCCTTCCTGCTGTCCATTCCGATTATCGTTGGCGCCGGTGTTTTCAAGGGCATTGATCTGGCGCAGTCAGGCTCCGCCGCCAGCTGGGAACTGGTAGGGCTGGGTGCCGTGCTGGCGGCACTCAGTGCCTGGGCCTGTATCTGGCTGTTTCTGAGCTGGCTGAACCGTATTGGCATGCTGCCCTTCGTTATCTACCGGCTGTTGCTGGGTGTGGCCTTGCTGGTGGTGTATTTCGCCGCTTAA
- a CDS encoding flavin prenyltransferase UbiX — MSQSDPRRITLAITGASGAQYGLRLLQCLVAADIQVMLMISKAAQVVIATETDLALPGRPDEQQVCLSQLYGAKSDQIRVFGREQWMAPVASGSGAPSSMVVCPCSTGCLSAIATGASNNLIERAADVALKERRQLILVPREAPYSEIHLEHMLKLTRMGVVVVPASPGFYHRPQSVEDMVDFIVARILNQLGVEQTLLPRWGEGLLSSRD, encoded by the coding sequence ATGAGTCAGAGCGATCCGCGCCGCATCACCCTGGCCATTACCGGAGCCTCAGGGGCTCAGTACGGTCTGCGGCTGTTGCAGTGTCTGGTGGCGGCGGATATTCAGGTCATGCTGATGATTTCCAAGGCCGCCCAGGTGGTGATCGCCACCGAAACCGACTTGGCATTGCCGGGCCGGCCGGACGAACAGCAGGTTTGCTTGAGCCAGCTGTACGGCGCCAAATCGGATCAGATTAGGGTGTTCGGGCGCGAGCAGTGGATGGCGCCGGTGGCGTCGGGTTCAGGCGCGCCTTCGTCCATGGTGGTCTGTCCCTGCAGCACCGGCTGCCTGTCGGCCATTGCCACCGGCGCCAGCAACAACCTGATCGAACGTGCCGCCGATGTGGCGCTCAAGGAGCGGCGTCAGCTGATACTGGTTCCCCGCGAGGCGCCCTATTCGGAGATTCACCTGGAGCACATGCTCAAGCTCACCCGCATGGGTGTGGTGGTGGTGCCGGCGAGTCCTGGTTTCTATCATCGGCCGCAGTCGGTAGAGGACATGGTGGACTTCATCGTCGCCCGTATCCTTAACCAGCTGGGGGTTGAGCAGACGCTGCTGCCCCGCTGGGGGGAAGGGTTGCTCTCATCCAGGGATTGA